From Candidatus Poribacteria bacterium, one genomic window encodes:
- a CDS encoding serpin family protein translates to MDRKQRITKTLLGWLCPVLLLSVGCDDLSLDMFDNKETAPAIGSIDGSVVAANTQFGFNLFNDIRKTEQNKNIFISPFSISIALAMTLNGASGETEQAMTNALQLQGLDSEAINVGYAGLRQTLQTSDPKVILTIANSLWARQDVPFKQDFLQRNTQFFGAEVSTLDFTDPNTLTTINQWVNTNTNGKITKILDEINPAAVLFLINAIYFKGSWQTEFEPARTRDGTFHLATGGEKQVPMMTKTGDYRYYENYEENFQAISLPYGAGRISMYIFLPYRESDLNTFLDGLNTENWENWISQFREQEVFLSMPKFKLEYEKTLNNPLQSLGMGIAFAPGGADFSRMADLEVLGRNLYIEEVFHKAVVEVNEEGTEAAAVTNITVGVPSAPPAFIADRPFFFAIRDNETKTVLFMGIVVDP, encoded by the coding sequence ATGGATAGAAAACAGAGAATCACGAAAACTCTTCTTGGATGGTTATGTCCAGTTTTACTATTATCTGTCGGATGTGATGATTTGTCTCTGGACATGTTTGATAATAAGGAAACTGCACCCGCGATAGGTTCCATTGATGGTAGTGTTGTCGCGGCAAATACGCAATTTGGCTTTAACCTGTTCAATGACATCCGCAAAACTGAGCAGAATAAGAATATTTTCATCTCACCATTTAGTATTTCCATCGCCTTGGCAATGACACTGAACGGCGCATCCGGTGAAACTGAACAAGCAATGACCAACGCCTTGCAACTACAAGGATTAGACTCTGAAGCGATTAATGTTGGCTATGCCGGATTGCGCCAAACACTTCAAACATCAGACCCGAAAGTTATACTGACGATTGCAAACTCCCTCTGGGCACGTCAAGATGTTCCGTTCAAGCAGGATTTCCTGCAGCGAAACACCCAATTTTTCGGTGCTGAGGTCTCAACATTAGATTTTACGGACCCAAACACCCTAACAACAATTAATCAGTGGGTAAATACCAACACCAACGGTAAGATTACAAAAATCCTTGACGAAATCAACCCCGCTGCGGTGTTATTTCTTATCAACGCTATCTATTTCAAAGGGTCGTGGCAGACGGAATTTGAGCCAGCGCGCACACGCGACGGGACTTTCCATCTCGCAACCGGCGGTGAAAAGCAGGTACCGATGATGACAAAGACGGGTGATTATCGGTATTACGAAAATTATGAAGAAAATTTTCAAGCAATCAGTCTCCCTTACGGCGCTGGACGAATCAGCATGTACATCTTCCTGCCCTACCGTGAATCCGACCTCAATACCTTTTTAGATGGTTTAAACACTGAGAATTGGGAGAATTGGATATCGCAGTTTCGCGAGCAAGAGGTGTTCCTCAGCATGCCCAAATTTAAGTTGGAATATGAAAAAACGCTTAACAATCCGCTGCAATCACTTGGTATGGGTATAGCGTTTGCGCCAGGGGGTGCAGACTTCAGCCGGATGGCAGATTTGGAGGTTTTGGGTAGAAATTTGTACATCGAGGAAGTCTTCCATAAAGCTGTTGTTGAAGTTAATGAAGAGGGCACTGAAGCCGCAGCAGTCACCAATATCACGGTTGGCGTACCCAGTGCACCACCTGCGTTTATTGCAGACCGTCCCTTTTTCTTTGCGATTCGTGATAACGAGACAAAAACTGTCCTATTTATGGGCATTGTGGTAGATCCATAG